In Candidatus Roseilinea sp., one DNA window encodes the following:
- the yprB gene encoding hypothetical protein has translation MNPDLRERLRRLGVHKGAAQLKPLRPALQPDHGGAPSHVQLEPLRTPFGHAYVSRSEYALTHRHGNRALDAALRYPPALLTRLIAGRPAAEVDLRQALFLDTETTGLNSGVGTLAFLVGLGYFDGERFVVEQFFLRNPAEEAAMLHEVNQRVYDRQPIVTFNGQAFDLPLLESRFILSRIALPFTDKHHLDLLLPARRVWRGSLDSCSLGSLEFHLLGVRREQRDVPGAVIPFLYREYLAAGGGDLNEDMQRVMYHNLNDILSMVALVSRLADALTQPQDAAEHFNAARFYERVGDYDAAERSYRAAVERLGIERLEIGDRSNLRSLIPDLPPSSLRHVARFMKRRGRLEEALAIWQRLAEWDDVEGLIEIAKHYEWHVCDLDRALAYARRALRASTSPALREAIAHRTARLERKALRSKA, from the coding sequence ATGAACCCCGATCTGCGTGAGCGATTGCGACGACTGGGCGTGCACAAAGGCGCCGCGCAGCTCAAGCCATTGCGACCGGCGCTGCAACCGGATCACGGTGGTGCACCATCGCACGTGCAACTCGAACCGCTGCGCACGCCATTCGGCCATGCCTACGTCAGCCGGTCGGAGTATGCGCTCACGCATCGCCACGGCAACCGCGCGTTGGACGCTGCGCTGCGCTACCCTCCAGCGCTGCTCACCCGGCTGATCGCCGGTCGCCCGGCTGCCGAAGTTGATCTGCGCCAGGCGCTGTTCCTCGATACAGAGACGACCGGCCTGAATAGCGGCGTGGGCACGCTCGCCTTCCTGGTCGGCCTGGGGTATTTCGACGGCGAGCGCTTCGTCGTCGAGCAATTCTTCTTGCGCAACCCGGCTGAAGAGGCTGCCATGTTGCACGAGGTGAACCAGCGCGTCTATGACCGTCAGCCGATCGTCACGTTCAACGGCCAAGCCTTCGACCTGCCGCTGTTAGAGTCGCGCTTCATCCTGTCGCGCATCGCGCTGCCTTTCACCGATAAGCATCATCTCGACCTGCTGCTGCCGGCCCGGCGCGTTTGGCGCGGCAGCCTGGACTCGTGTAGCCTCGGCTCGTTGGAGTTTCATCTGCTCGGCGTGCGGCGCGAACAGCGCGACGTGCCCGGCGCGGTCATCCCGTTCCTATATCGCGAGTATTTGGCTGCCGGCGGCGGTGATCTAAACGAGGACATGCAGCGCGTGATGTATCACAACCTGAACGACATCCTCTCGATGGTCGCGCTGGTGTCACGTTTGGCCGACGCGCTCACGCAGCCGCAAGATGCCGCCGAGCACTTCAACGCCGCGCGGTTCTACGAGCGCGTGGGCGATTACGACGCTGCCGAGCGCAGCTATCGCGCCGCAGTTGAGAGATTGGGAATTGAGAGATTGGAGATTGGAGATCGGTCCAATCTCCGATCTCTAATCCCTGATCTCCCGCCTTCCTCCCTGCGGCATGTCGCGCGCTTCATGAAGCGCCGCGGACGTTTGGAAGAAGCGCTGGCCATCTGGCAGCGTTTGGCGGAGTGGGATGATGTCGAAGGCTTGATCGAGATCGCCAAGCACTACGAGTGGCACGTGTGCGACCTCGATCGCGCGCTGGCCTACGCGCGACGCGCGCTGCGCGCCAGCACCAGCCCAGCATTGCGCGAGGCGATTGCGCATCGCACCGCGCGGCTGGAGCGCAAGGCACTGAGATCCAAAGCGTAA
- a CDS encoding mandelate racemase produces MHTNNESFLREQLTMESQRIEDNVRTYSRPSDLKITDVRAAALQLTPTGWMCPLIRIDTNQGIYGIGEVRDGASKNYALMLKRLLIGENPCNVDKLFRKIKQFGGHARQGGGVCAVEMALMDLAGKAYDVPCYMLAGGKFRDKVRMYCDTPNEPTGEAMGKKLQGRIAKGFTFLKMDVGIEMLAGIPGALCAPAGMLETRTVMHPFTHIRLTDKGIRILAEYVAQVRSVIGDEIPLAVDHFGHIGVEDCLRLGEALEPFNLAWLEDMVPWQLTDQWRLLRSRLKTPVCTGEDIYLHDNFKPLFEAQAISVCHPDLATAGGILETKRIGDLAQEYGISMAIHMAGSPVSTIAAVHSAAATENFIALEHHFTDLPYWDDFVIGIPKPIIQNGYIPVPDGPGLGIELNEDVIRAHLTPGDPAGYFEPSAYWDTDRSWDRLWS; encoded by the coding sequence ATGCATACGAACAACGAGTCATTCCTACGAGAACAACTCACCATGGAATCCCAACGCATCGAGGACAATGTCCGCACCTATTCGCGACCGAGCGACTTGAAAATCACCGACGTGCGCGCGGCGGCGCTGCAACTGACGCCGACGGGCTGGATGTGCCCGCTCATCCGCATTGACACCAACCAGGGCATCTACGGCATCGGCGAAGTGCGCGACGGCGCCAGCAAGAACTACGCGCTCATGCTCAAGCGGCTGCTGATCGGCGAGAACCCGTGCAACGTAGATAAGCTCTTCCGCAAGATCAAGCAGTTCGGCGGGCACGCGCGGCAAGGCGGTGGCGTGTGCGCCGTCGAGATGGCATTGATGGACCTGGCCGGCAAGGCCTACGACGTGCCGTGCTACATGCTGGCCGGCGGCAAGTTCCGCGACAAAGTGCGCATGTACTGCGACACGCCGAACGAACCGACCGGCGAGGCGATGGGCAAAAAGCTCCAGGGGCGCATCGCCAAAGGCTTCACCTTCCTGAAGATGGATGTGGGGATCGAGATGCTGGCCGGCATTCCCGGCGCGTTGTGCGCGCCCGCCGGCATGTTGGAGACCCGCACGGTCATGCATCCCTTCACCCACATTCGCCTGACCGACAAAGGCATCCGCATCCTCGCCGAATACGTCGCGCAGGTGCGCAGCGTGATCGGCGATGAGATCCCGCTGGCGGTGGATCACTTCGGCCACATCGGCGTCGAGGACTGCCTGCGCCTGGGCGAGGCGTTGGAGCCGTTCAACCTGGCCTGGCTGGAGGACATGGTGCCGTGGCAGCTCACCGACCAATGGCGCCTGCTGCGTTCTCGCCTGAAAACGCCTGTGTGCACCGGCGAGGATATCTACTTGCACGACAACTTCAAGCCGCTGTTCGAGGCGCAGGCTATCTCGGTGTGCCATCCCGACCTGGCGACGGCCGGCGGCATCCTGGAGACCAAACGCATCGGCGACCTGGCGCAGGAATACGGCATCAGCATGGCGATTCACATGGCCGGCTCGCCCGTGTCAACGATCGCGGCAGTGCACAGCGCGGCGGCGACGGAGAACTTCATCGCCCTCGAGCATCACTTCACCGACCTGCCCTACTGGGACGACTTCGTCATTGGCATCCCCAAACCGATCATCCAGAACGGCTACATCCCTGTGCCTGACGGCCCCGGCCTGGGCATCGAGTTGAACGAAGACGTGATCCGCGCGCACCTCACGCCCGGCGACCCGGCCGGCTACTTCGAGCCGAGCGCCTACTGGGACACCGACCGCTCATGGGATCGGTTGTGGTCGTAA
- a CDS encoding UDP-glucose 4-epimerase gives MKVAVTGGNGRFGRVVIEHLVRSGYNVVNVDRNSSEGTSSDAPAFGAFIGLDLTDLPALTHALEGCDAVIHLAAIPSPVHVPEPEVYTNNTVTSYNVLFAAATLGIAKVCLASSINAIGGAYSRQARYDYFPVDERHPTYNEDAYSLSKWVMEQQADSFARRHERMTIASLRFHGLHKLTRRRTLEDIHQLDEVVRRRIANHLWAYTDIDAAARACIAALRATYTGHEVFFIVAPTTIFTPDIPSIELARQFYPGVPIVGDLSGNAGFYDCAKAERLLGWRHDDG, from the coding sequence ATGAAAGTCGCAGTCACCGGAGGCAATGGCCGCTTTGGCCGCGTGGTGATCGAACACCTCGTCCGCAGCGGCTACAACGTCGTCAACGTAGATCGCAATTCCTCCGAAGGAACATCCTCTGACGCACCGGCGTTCGGCGCATTCATCGGCCTCGATCTAACCGATCTACCTGCGCTCACCCATGCCCTAGAAGGATGCGATGCCGTGATTCATCTGGCCGCCATCCCCAGCCCGGTGCACGTGCCGGAGCCGGAGGTGTACACGAACAACACGGTCACCAGCTACAACGTGTTGTTCGCTGCCGCCACGCTGGGCATCGCGAAGGTATGCCTGGCATCCAGCATCAACGCGATCGGCGGCGCGTATAGCCGCCAGGCGCGCTACGACTACTTCCCGGTGGACGAGCGCCATCCCACGTACAACGAAGACGCTTACAGCCTATCGAAGTGGGTGATGGAGCAGCAGGCAGACTCGTTTGCGCGGCGGCACGAGCGCATGACGATCGCCAGCCTGCGCTTTCACGGCTTGCACAAGCTGACCCGGCGGCGCACGCTGGAGGATATCCACCAGCTCGACGAGGTCGTGCGCCGGCGCATTGCCAATCATCTATGGGCCTACACCGATATAGACGCCGCAGCGCGCGCGTGCATCGCTGCGCTGCGCGCGACCTACACCGGCCACGAGGTCTTCTTCATCGTCGCACCGACCACCATCTTCACGCCGGATATCCCCTCGATCGAACTCGCCCGGCAGTTCTACCCCGGTGTGCCGATCGTCGGCGACCTGTCCGGCAACGCCGGCTTCTACGACTGTGCCAAGGCCGAGCGGCTGCTGGGGTGGCGGCATGATGATGGATGA
- a CDS encoding hypothetical protein (possible pseudo, frameshifted), whose amino-acid sequence MDNTSGTRYADVASWELSDSLWARIEPLLPQPKSRYRGRGRQRKHIGGRPAADRRKTMTGILYALRTGIPWNAMPKEYGSGKTVHRYFQRWVQAGVFKRMWQAGLAEYDEVKGIAWKWQAGDGAMTKAPLGGEKTGKNPTDRAKRGVKRSLLVDEQGVPLSIVVSGANTPDSALLESTLDAMPVERPDPQTVPQNLCLDKAYSGEPCRQVAQAHGYEIHVPDKENAQKNASASRADASRAAGWSK is encoded by the coding sequence ATGGATAATACCAGTGGGACGCGATACGCCGACGTTGCAAGTTGGGAGCTGTCTGATAGTCTGTGGGCGCGCATTGAACCGTTGTTGCCCCAACCGAAGTCGCGCTATCGCGGACGCGGACGGCAGCGCAAACACATCGGTGGGCGGCCGGCAGCAGACCGGCGCAAGACCATGACCGGCATCTTGTACGCGCTGCGAACCGGCATTCCGTGGAACGCCATGCCGAAAGAGTATGGATCGGGAAAGACAGTCCATCGCTACTTTCAGCGCTGGGTGCAGGCGGGCGTCTTCAAGCGCATGTGGCAGGCGGGTTTGGCGGAGTATGACGAGGTCAAAGGGATCGCCTGGAAGTGGCAAGCGGGCGACGGGGCGATGACCAAGGCCCCGCTGGGGGGCGAAAAGACAGGCAAAAACCCTACGGATCGCGCCAAAAGGGGCGTCAAGCGCAGTCTGTTGGTGGATGAGCAGGGTGTGCCGTTGTCGATCGTGGTCAGCGGGGCGAACACGCCGGATAGCGCGTTGCTGGAGTCCACGCTGGATGCCATGCCGGTGGAGCGACCTGACCCGCAAACCGTCCCGCAGAATCTGTGTCTGGACAAAGCTTACAGCGGCGAACCCTGCCGTCAGGTGGCGCAGGCACATGGCTACGAAATCCATGTGCCGGACAAGGAGAACGCCCAAAAAAACGCCAGCGCAAGCCGGGCCGACGCAAGTCGCGCCGCTGGGTGGTCGAAGTGA
- a CDS encoding peptidase: MIHMSMNRVILSVVIALVVLGTAPARAQQPIAVTPYESLTIEGLRRRSYGEGEFRVERTLQVTSAFTRSLISFASDGLTVYGFMNTPKGTGPFPVVLVLHGYVNPRTYRTPTTYTQRYADALARAGFLVIHPDYRGHGRSEGEAEGATNLFRTGYAIDVLNLIEHANRLPSAAPGAIGLFGHSMGGGIALRAATVNPNVKAIVLYGSMSGDERLNVDRIKRVFRGVPSMPEDDVPLDLWDDISPITYLRDLKAAVEIHHGERDPQVPVAWSRDLHAQLSVLGKAAMLYEYPDAGHSLRGRDYATMMDRVTRFFSAHLR; this comes from the coding sequence ATGATCCACATGAGCATGAACCGAGTGATCCTTAGTGTGGTGATCGCGTTGGTCGTGCTCGGCACAGCGCCGGCACGTGCCCAGCAACCCATCGCTGTCACGCCGTACGAATCCTTGACGATTGAGGGCCTGCGCCGGCGTAGTTACGGCGAGGGCGAGTTCAGGGTTGAGCGCACGTTGCAGGTCACGAGCGCTTTCACCCGTTCGCTCATCAGCTTCGCCAGCGATGGGTTGACGGTCTACGGTTTCATGAACACGCCGAAGGGCACAGGCCCGTTCCCGGTGGTGTTGGTGTTACACGGCTACGTCAACCCGCGGACCTACCGCACGCCCACGACCTATACCCAACGCTACGCCGATGCGCTGGCGCGCGCCGGCTTCCTCGTCATTCACCCCGACTATCGCGGTCACGGCCGCAGCGAAGGCGAAGCCGAGGGCGCGACGAACCTCTTTCGCACCGGCTACGCGATTGACGTGCTCAACCTCATCGAGCACGCCAATCGGCTACCGAGCGCCGCGCCAGGGGCAATCGGCCTGTTCGGCCACTCGATGGGCGGCGGCATCGCGCTGCGCGCAGCGACGGTGAACCCGAATGTGAAAGCGATCGTGCTGTATGGCTCGATGAGCGGCGACGAGCGTCTGAACGTGGACCGCATCAAGCGCGTCTTTCGTGGCGTGCCGTCTATGCCGGAGGACGACGTGCCGCTCGACCTGTGGGACGACATTTCACCGATCACCTATCTGCGCGACCTGAAGGCTGCAGTCGAGATCCATCATGGCGAGCGCGACCCGCAGGTGCCGGTGGCCTGGTCGCGCGATTTGCATGCGCAACTATCGGTGCTGGGCAAAGCGGCGATGCTATACGAGTATCCCGACGCCGGTCACAGCTTGCGCGGCCGCGACTACGCGACGATGATGGATAGAGTGACGCGCTTCTTCAGCGCGCATTTGCGATGA
- a CDS encoding NAD(P)-dependent oxidoreductase, with protein sequence MFGLLAQLKALREPIRVAVAGIGATGRGLLLQSTITPGIRCVAIADIRPERAISAAERFKCDYRVVHTLDEMHDAIAQGKLAICEDGNLVAHCELLDVFIEATSSIPAGGRHAITALESGKHVVMMNYEADLLFGPWLAHLAEDHGRVYTVCDGDQPTVLKRLIDEVALMGFKLVMAGNIKGYLDRYANPTTIIPEADKRGLDYRMCASFTDGTKLCVEMAVLANGLGLRTATPGMFGPRAVSVLDVFDKFDFDEIWDGERGLVDYILGAEPKGGVFIVGYNDDAYQQEVLATFPSRLGAGPYYVFTRPYHLVHFEAMASVAEAALNRRAVLKPDFGFRTNVYAYAKRDLRQGETLDGVGGYTCYGLIENCDATGWNDGLPICLADGAVLKRDVSQDERILWDDVALDRERFDVQLFRQALEESQRVRV encoded by the coding sequence ATGTTCGGCTTACTGGCCCAACTCAAAGCATTGAGGGAACCGATTCGAGTCGCCGTCGCCGGCATCGGTGCGACCGGCCGCGGCCTATTGCTACAGAGCACAATCACCCCCGGCATCCGATGCGTTGCGATCGCCGACATCCGGCCAGAGCGCGCCATCTCTGCAGCAGAACGATTCAAGTGTGATTACCGCGTCGTCCACACGCTTGATGAGATGCACGACGCCATTGCCCAAGGCAAATTGGCCATCTGTGAAGATGGCAACCTTGTGGCGCATTGCGAGTTGCTCGATGTGTTCATCGAGGCTACGAGTTCGATTCCGGCTGGCGGCCGGCACGCGATCACCGCGCTCGAAAGTGGCAAGCATGTGGTAATGATGAACTACGAGGCTGACCTCTTGTTCGGCCCATGGCTCGCGCACTTGGCTGAGGACCACGGGCGGGTCTACACTGTGTGCGATGGCGATCAGCCCACCGTGCTCAAGCGCCTGATTGACGAGGTGGCGTTGATGGGCTTCAAGCTGGTAATGGCCGGCAACATCAAAGGCTATCTCGACCGCTATGCTAACCCAACGACCATTATCCCCGAGGCGGACAAGCGCGGCCTCGACTATCGGATGTGTGCATCCTTCACCGATGGCACGAAGCTATGCGTCGAGATGGCGGTGCTGGCGAATGGGCTGGGCTTGCGAACGGCAACGCCGGGTATGTTCGGCCCGCGCGCTGTGAGCGTCCTCGACGTGTTCGACAAGTTCGATTTCGACGAAATCTGGGATGGTGAACGCGGTCTGGTGGATTACATTCTCGGCGCAGAGCCGAAGGGCGGCGTCTTCATTGTCGGCTACAACGACGATGCTTACCAACAGGAAGTCCTAGCTACCTTCCCGTCCCGCTTAGGTGCCGGCCCGTACTACGTGTTCACACGGCCATATCACCTCGTGCATTTCGAGGCGATGGCCTCGGTGGCCGAGGCGGCGTTGAACCGGCGCGCCGTTCTAAAGCCCGACTTTGGATTTCGCACCAACGTATATGCGTATGCCAAACGCGATCTGCGTCAGGGTGAGACGCTCGACGGCGTCGGCGGCTACACCTGTTATGGGTTGATCGAGAACTGCGATGCAACCGGCTGGAACGACGGATTACCTATCTGCCTGGCCGACGGTGCAGTTCTCAAGCGCGACGTGTCGCAAGATGAAAGGATCCTGTGGGACGATGTCGCACTCGACAGAGAGCGCTTCGATGTTCAGCTCTTCCGCCAGGCACTAGAAGAGTCACAGAGGGTGCGCGTGTGA
- a CDS encoding nicotinamidase has protein sequence MSLATKSRPFIAYVEDWLNRLPTAKLSKLLGDPSRAAVASVDIINGFCTVGPLASPRVQGIVRPIAKLFRDCYDAGVRHFILTQDTHEPDAVEFKQYPPHCVRGHIESQTVPELLELPFAGEFVVFEKNSISSSENTGLDRWLDAHPDVITFIVVGDCTDLCTYQLAMHLRLRANACQHRETRVIVPENCVQTYDTPVKTAQKLGIPAHDGDLLHAIFLYNMWTNGVEVVKKITR, from the coding sequence ATGTCTCTGGCGACGAAATCTCGACCGTTCATCGCCTATGTCGAGGATTGGCTGAATCGCTTGCCGACGGCGAAGCTGTCGAAGTTGCTCGGCGATCCATCGCGGGCGGCGGTCGCGTCGGTGGACATCATCAACGGCTTCTGCACCGTCGGCCCGCTGGCCAGCCCGCGCGTGCAGGGCATCGTCCGGCCGATCGCCAAGTTGTTCCGCGATTGCTACGATGCCGGCGTGCGCCATTTCATTCTGACGCAGGACACGCACGAGCCGGATGCCGTCGAGTTCAAACAGTATCCTCCGCACTGCGTGCGCGGCCACATCGAATCGCAAACCGTGCCCGAGTTGCTCGAGCTACCCTTCGCCGGCGAGTTCGTCGTGTTCGAGAAGAACTCGATCTCGTCATCGGAGAACACCGGCCTCGACCGCTGGCTGGACGCGCACCCAGATGTGATCACGTTCATCGTCGTCGGCGACTGCACCGATCTGTGTACGTACCAACTGGCCATGCACCTGCGCCTGCGCGCCAACGCCTGTCAGCATCGCGAGACGCGGGTGATCGTGCCGGAGAATTGCGTGCAGACCTACGACACGCCGGTGAAGACGGCGCAGAAGCTGGGTATCCCCGCCCACGACGGCGACTTACTACACGCAATCTTCCTCTACAACATGTGGACGAACGGCGTGGAGGTGGTCAAAAAGATCACGCGCTAA
- a CDS encoding acetoacetyl-CoA synthetase, whose amino-acid sequence MPSGLQLSDVVSATKSPCRAYNPVAMTVLWQPSDALRRESNLRRYMDWLARHRALTFEDYDALWRWSVSDIEAFWTSLWDYFDVRASRPAACALAQRRMPGAQWFPGARLNYAEHAFRNAADDRPALIFRTETNTLRPETGAMSWDELRRAVAAIAAALRKSGVVAGDRVAAYVPNMPEAVIAFLACASLGAIWSSCSPDIGASAVLDRFKQIEPKVLFAVDGYIYNGKPNDRRGGVAELIRSLPTLQCVFRIPYLQDDAAPFTDVVKEVTWEAALDAARNMPGDLRFEQVPFDHPLWVLYSSGTTGLPKPIVHSHGGILIEHLKALSFHLDLKPSDRFFWFTTTGWMMWNFVIGGLLVGSTVLLYDGSPARDDMGALWRFAEETGMTVFGTSAAYITACIKAGISLRQRYDLSALRHIGSTGSPLSEDGFRWVYGHVKPEVWLAPMSGGTDVCTAFVGGCPLLPVYLGEMQCRYLGANVQAFDEHGRPLVDEVGELVVTAPMPSMPIYFWNDPDMRRYRESYFEMFPGVWRHGDWVKITPRGGVVIYGRSDSTINRQGVRIGTSELYRVVESVPEVLDALVIDLEVLGRPSYMPLFVVLREGVALDDALIAKIKQAIRTELSARHVPDDVIAIAEVPRTLNGKKLEVPVKKILLGAPMEKAVNLGSVANPQALQFFVEFAQKLNRADAPSPAVR is encoded by the coding sequence ATGCCATCAGGTTTGCAACTGAGCGACGTTGTCTCTGCGACGAAATCACCCTGCCGCGCGTACAATCCTGTTGCAATGACCGTGCTCTGGCAGCCCTCGGATGCGCTTCGGCGCGAAAGCAACCTGCGGCGTTACATGGACTGGCTGGCGCGACACCGCGCGCTGACCTTCGAGGACTATGACGCCTTGTGGCGCTGGTCGGTGAGCGATATCGAGGCGTTCTGGACGTCGCTGTGGGATTACTTCGACGTGCGCGCGTCTCGGCCGGCTGCGTGCGCGCTGGCGCAGCGCCGCATGCCTGGCGCACAGTGGTTCCCCGGCGCCAGGTTGAACTACGCCGAGCACGCCTTCCGCAACGCCGCCGATGACCGCCCGGCGCTGATCTTCCGCACCGAGACCAACACCCTGCGCCCCGAAACCGGCGCGATGTCGTGGGACGAGCTGCGGCGCGCGGTGGCCGCTATCGCCGCTGCGCTGCGCAAGTCGGGCGTCGTCGCGGGCGATCGCGTCGCCGCCTACGTTCCGAATATGCCCGAAGCGGTGATCGCCTTCCTCGCCTGCGCCAGCCTGGGCGCGATCTGGTCGAGCTGTTCGCCGGACATCGGCGCGTCGGCGGTGCTGGATCGCTTCAAACAGATCGAGCCGAAAGTGCTGTTCGCCGTGGATGGCTACATCTACAACGGCAAGCCCAACGACCGGCGCGGCGGGGTGGCCGAGCTGATCCGCTCGTTGCCGACGCTGCAGTGCGTGTTTCGCATTCCGTATTTGCAGGACGACGCTGCGCCGTTCACGGACGTGGTGAAAGAAGTGACCTGGGAGGCTGCCCTCGACGCGGCGCGCAACATGCCGGGCGATCTGCGCTTCGAGCAGGTGCCTTTCGATCATCCGCTGTGGGTGTTGTATTCCAGCGGCACGACCGGCCTGCCCAAGCCGATTGTGCATTCGCACGGCGGCATCTTGATCGAGCACCTGAAGGCGCTGTCCTTCCACCTCGATCTGAAGCCGAGCGACCGCTTCTTCTGGTTCACCACCACCGGCTGGATGATGTGGAACTTCGTGATCGGCGGCTTGCTGGTCGGCAGCACGGTGCTGCTCTACGATGGCAGCCCGGCACGCGATGACATGGGCGCGCTGTGGCGTTTCGCCGAGGAGACAGGGATGACGGTGTTCGGCACCAGCGCGGCCTACATCACGGCGTGCATCAAAGCTGGCATCTCGCTGCGCCAACGCTACGACCTCAGCGCGCTGCGGCACATCGGCTCGACCGGCTCGCCGTTGTCCGAAGACGGCTTCCGCTGGGTCTATGGGCACGTCAAGCCGGAGGTGTGGCTGGCCCCGATGAGCGGCGGCACCGACGTATGCACGGCCTTCGTGGGCGGCTGTCCGCTGCTGCCGGTGTACCTCGGCGAGATGCAGTGCCGCTACCTCGGCGCGAACGTGCAGGCTTTCGATGAGCATGGCCGGCCGCTGGTGGACGAAGTCGGTGAGCTGGTCGTCACCGCGCCGATGCCCTCGATGCCGATCTACTTCTGGAACGATCCCGACATGCGCCGCTACCGCGAGAGCTACTTCGAGATGTTCCCCGGCGTGTGGCGACACGGCGATTGGGTGAAGATCACCCCGCGTGGCGGCGTGGTCATCTACGGCCGCAGCGACTCCACGATTAACCGGCAGGGCGTGCGCATCGGCACCAGCGAGCTTTACCGGGTGGTCGAAAGCGTGCCCGAAGTGCTCGACGCGCTGGTGATTGACCTGGAGGTGCTGGGCCGGCCGTCGTACATGCCGTTGTTCGTCGTGCTGCGCGAAGGCGTCGCGCTCGACGACGCGCTGATCGCGAAGATCAAGCAGGCCATCCGGACCGAACTCTCGGCCCGCCATGTGCCCGACGACGTGATCGCCATCGCCGAGGTGCCGCGCACGTTGAACGGCAAGAAACTGGAGGTGCCGGTGAAGAAAATCCTGCTGGGCGCGCCGATGGAGAAAGCCGTCAACCTCGGCTCGGTCGCCAACCCGCAGGCGCTGCAATTCTTCGTCGAGTTTGCGCAGAAGCTCAATCGCGCCGATGCGCCAAGCCCGGCGGTGCGTTGA
- a CDS encoding 3-hydroxybutyrate dehydrogenase, protein MSLENKVALITGAGSGIGRACAQAFARAGVRVLVHDIAPEAQQVADALGAPFLQADLSDQEAVKALAQAALQAADGRVDILVNNAGFQQIHPVEEFPEATWNTMIQVMLTAPFQLIKYLLPAMKANRWGRIINISSLHGVVASPFKSAYISAKHGLMGLTKTVALEAAPFGVTVNAICPAYVRTPIVDKQIADQARTLNIPQSAVIEQVMLAPAAIKRLIEPEEIAEFALYLASDKAGIITGAAHMLDLGWTAR, encoded by the coding sequence ATGTCGCTCGAAAACAAGGTTGCCCTCATCACCGGCGCGGGCAGCGGCATCGGCCGCGCTTGCGCCCAGGCCTTCGCGCGCGCCGGCGTGCGTGTGCTGGTGCACGACATCGCGCCGGAAGCGCAGCAAGTCGCCGACGCGCTCGGTGCTCCATTTCTACAAGCCGACCTGTCCGACCAGGAGGCGGTCAAGGCGCTCGCGCAGGCTGCGCTACAGGCCGCCGACGGCCGCGTGGACATCCTCGTCAACAACGCCGGCTTCCAGCAGATTCACCCGGTCGAGGAATTCCCCGAAGCGACCTGGAACACGATGATCCAGGTGATGCTGACCGCGCCGTTCCAGTTGATCAAGTATTTGCTGCCGGCGATGAAGGCCAACCGCTGGGGCCGCATCATCAATATCAGCAGCTTGCACGGCGTCGTCGCCAGCCCGTTCAAGAGCGCCTATATCAGCGCCAAGCATGGCTTGATGGGCCTGACCAAGACCGTGGCGCTGGAAGCGGCACCGTTCGGTGTGACCGTCAACGCGATCTGCCCGGCCTATGTGCGCACGCCTATCGTGGACAAGCAAATTGCCGACCAGGCGCGCACGCTCAACATCCCGCAGAGCGCAGTGATCGAACAGGTGATGCTCGCGCCGGCGGCGATCAAGCGGCTGATCGAGCCGGAGGAGATCGCCGAGTTCGCGCTGTATCTCGCCTCGGACAAGGCCGGCATCATCACCGGCGCAGCCCACATGCTGGACCTAGGGTGGACGGCGCGCTGA
- a CDS encoding GIY-YIG nuclease family protein gives MPDVYILRCADGSLYTGIAKDAEARLKAHQAGRGGRYTRARRPVELAWRCEVATWREAMQLERAIKRLPRAKKLTLIRSSAIPSSDRQAGQAGAS, from the coding sequence ATGCCCGACGTGTATATCCTGCGCTGCGCCGACGGCTCGCTCTACACCGGCATCGCCAAAGACGCCGAGGCGCGGCTGAAGGCGCATCAGGCCGGGCGCGGCGGGCGTTATACGCGGGCGCGCCGGCCGGTGGAACTGGCATGGCGCTGCGAGGTGGCGACGTGGCGCGAGGCGATGCAGCTCGAACGCGCCATCAAACGCTTGCCGCGCGCGAAGAAGCTGACGCTCATTCGGTCATCGGCCATCCCGTCATCGGACCGTCAGGCCGGTCAGGCCGGCGCGTCGTGA